The DNA sequence GGCGAGGCGGCCTGGTCGCCAAACTGTCCGAGAAGGCCTACGCCTATACCCGCGAACAGGACGTACGTTCGTTCTCGGAATTCCGGCTGTTGAATCAAATGCACCGAATGGGGCTTCCGGTGCCGCGCCCGGTGGCGGCGTGGTACCGGAAAGTGTCGCTGGTGCAGTATCGGGCCGCCATTATCATTGAACGTCTCGACGGGACCGTGCCTCTGGCCGAGCTGATTACCCGGCTTCGGGCAGAGGACTGGTGCGCGTTGGGGAAGACCATTCGGCGATTCCATGACGCCGGCGTTCGCCATGCGGATCTGAACTGTTTCAATGTCCTGGTCGAGGGATCAAGGTTCTACCTGATTGACTTTGATAAGGGACGGATTCAGCCGCCGGGCTCGGCCTCGAGCTGGAAAAACGCCAACCTTGAACGATTTGCCAGATCTCTGAGGAAAGTGGCGGGTGAGGCCGCACAGCGGAAGGTCTGGGATGCTTTCATGAACGGATATAACGGGAGTCAATCGGCTTGATCGACCAACAGGAAAACACCTCGCTGCCCGCCGTGCTGTGCCTGACAGACGCATGCGACCGACCGGAGACGGAACTGTTCATCGGACTGAAGAAAGCGGGCTTTGACGTGGATGTCATGTGCAACCCCAAAGGCCGGAATTATCAGCGGCTGGTGGATGAGGGCATGGTTGCGCAACCCATGGCCTTGGAAAGTCGCTTCGACAAAGCCGGTATCGACGCTATCCGGAACCAGCTTACGAAGAAAAACTACGAGATCATCCATGCCTACAACCCGAGGGCCCTGGCCTGCGGGCTCAAAGCGTCAAAAGGGACAGACATCCGGATCGTTGCTTACCGTGGGGTCATCGGGAACATCAGTTTTCTTAATCCCGAGTCCTGGATTACGTTTCTTCACCCTCGGGTCAGCAAAATCGTGTGCGTCGCAGACGCCATCAAGGACTACCTGGCCAGCCTGAAGTTTCTCTGGCTGCGCATTCCGGACTCGAAACTCCAGCGGATCTACAAGGGGCACGACCTGGATTGGTATCAGGCTGAGCCTGCCGACCTGAGCGAGTTTGGCGTGCAGGAAGGCGACTTCGTCATCTGCTGCACCGGGCGCAACACACCGCGAAAAGGGTTTGATGTACTGATCAAAGCACTGGACGGACTGCCGGAGGGTATGACGCCTCATTTACTGCTGGTTGGTGATGTGGATAAAAATGAGCAGATAAAGGAACTGGTTGCCCAATCGCCTCATTCCGCTCGAATTCACTTCACCGGTTACCGTAACGATGCCCCGGCTATCGCTGCTGCCAGCGACGTATTTGTGTTGCCGTCCACAGAAAGGGAAGGGTTGCCGCGCGCGGTGATTGAGTCGATGGTCTATGGCGTCACCCCCGTTGTAACGTGTGTGGGCGGTATGCCTGAACTGGTTGAAGATGGTGTGAGCGGCTTGGTTGTTCCGCCGAGAAGCAGCGCGGCGCTGGCTGAAGCAATTGGGCGACTGTATCGTGACAGGGAACTGTTGGCGGAGCTTGGCAGTGCTGCCAGGCGCCGGATTTCCGATCATTTTCACACCTCCCAAACCGTCCGTGAGACTGGGGATTTGTACAAGTCATTAACCGGTAGGACGTGAATGCGCCGATATCTGTTTTTTGTCAATCAGCCTTATTCCTACTCGATTCTCCGCCCGCTGCAGGACGAAATTCGCCAGCGTGGCGGAGAGGCGGCCTGGTTTGTCGCGGGGTGTACGGCGGAGCCACTGGGCCCGGATGAGCGCCATCTCAAGACCGTGAAAGAGGTCATGGAGTTCAATGCGGATGCGACTTTTGTGCCCGGTGACTGGGTTCCCTATTTCTTTCCGGGTATCAAGGTTGAGGTCTTCCATGGAATGGCGCGCAACAAGCGTGGTCATAGCAGTGAGGATGAGAGCGATCACTACCGGATCAGGGGCTGGTTTGACCTTTACTGCACTCACGCAGAAAAAGACACTGCAAAGTTTCAGGAGTTGGCCGAGATCCACAGACACTTTTCGGTCGCCCATACTGGCTGGCCAAAACTGGATCCTTTATTGAGAAATGCGGTTCAAGGGCCGCGAGATAGGGCAGGGGACGATCTCCCCGTCGTCTTTTACGCATCGACCTTCAGTCGCTCCGTGACGTCAGCACCCTTGCTTGTGAAAAAGATAGCGGAACTGGCTTCCAGTGGCCGCTGGAAGTTCATTGTCACCCTGCACCCCAAAATGGATCCCGCCGTCGTTGAGCAGTATCGCCGGCTCGCCGGAAAACACCTTCGTTTTGTTGAGAGCGATGAGGATTTGCTCCCGATCTTCCCGGAAGCAGATGTTATGTTGTGCGACACCTCGTCAATCATGTTCGAATTCATGTTTCTTGATCGTCCCGTCGTGACTTTCAGAACAAAGATGCCGGGCCCCTACCTCATTGATGTGAACGATGTTGAGGAAGTAGAGCCTGCTCTGGAAAAAGCGCTGGGATACCCTCGGGACCTTATGAATGAGACGCGTGCACTCTGCAATGAATTGCACAGTTTTCGCGATGGGAAATCCAGTGGGCGTGTTCTGGATGCCGTAGAGGATTTCCTGCTCGAGAGAAAGCCGGGATTGCGGCGGAAACCACTTAACCTGCTCAGGAAGATCAAAGTCAGACGCCGTTTGCGAAGGGAACTCAAGCGCGGCGTCCGGTTGAGCAGTCAATGAGCCTTTTCCTTTCAAGGCTCAGGAGCGCAAGAGCTTGAACAGCAACCAGGCCTCTATCAATCTGTTCGTTGCCAGTACGCCATTGCAGCTTATTAGCTGTTCTGAGGCTCGTGAACATTACGGATGTGCGGCCGACTCCTGTGTATTAGTGGTGGCCAGGCCTGACAACAAAGAGACGGAGTCCCAGATGGCCTTTCTTGCCGAGACTTTGGGCTGGAAAGATCGGGAAACCGTCTATCTTGGAAAGACGTCTTTCTATTTTAAACTTGCTGCTCTGTTTCGGCGGTTATCGGGGCGTCCAATTACTCGCCTTTTCATTGGTAACAAGAACAGCTGGGTGCACGAGACGTTCTACCTTGGTTTGGATAGCGCCCAGGTTATTTTTGTGGATGATGGGCTGGCGACTGTTAAGTATTACCATGCCATTCACGATGAGCGTTTCTTTTCGAGGGTATCCGTCGGTAAAAGGCGCATACTGGCTGCCATGGGCATTCGCCTTACCCATGTGCATGACACAAGTAGCATCGCCTTTTTTACCTGCTTTCCCCTGCCTGACTCAGAACGAATAAGAATAGAGATTCACGATTTCCCTCTGTTTCGACGAACCTTCAAAGCCCACCACGCCCAAAACTCGGACCGTCGGCCTGTCGTGGCTTTTCTGGGGCAGCCCTTCGGCGGAGAGGAACGGTTGGAGCAGGTGAAATTGCACATGCAATTCGTGGTTGAGCGACACAAGAATGCTCGGATTCTGTACTTTCTCCACAGAAAAGAGATCGCCGCCGAGCTTGAAAAGGTACTTGGGGCCTTTCCTGTGGAAATCCGACAGGCCGGTCGCCCAATTGAGGTTGAGGTGGCCATGTCGGGAGAATCCTACCTCGGATTCTACAGTTTTGCCTCAACGGCCCTGTTTACGATCAAGAAGATCTTTCCCGAGATGCAGGTGTTCCAGATTGATGACAAAATCCTTGCGTCGAGGCTCCCCTATTACGACGAAATCGTTCAGATGCTGCACCGAATCGGTGTGCAGACAGCGGGCCTGAATTCGCAGTCGACACCAGGATAGAAGATGGGGGATCGAGATTGCGTCATTCTGTCGTATCTTGAACCTTGTTATCCCGCGAGAGCGTCCACAACCCTGCGTATTTGTTGAACGTTACCTGAGCATAGGTGACCGCCGTCAAGTACCCGACGGCGCCATCAAGGAAACCAAACCGGATGAAATAAACCTGAATAAAGGTCATCAGGCCCCTGAGCGTCGGGTACAGCATGGTCCGGGTCTTCTTGCCTTTGCGGTGTTTTTCCAGCGAGCCCAGCCAGGCGTACTTGGCGCTTTTTTCCAGCGAGTGACCGAAGTCACGGTGTGTGTAGTGGGTCAGTCGGCCCCGCAGCGTTTTTACTTTGCGGCCTTCGGGGATCAGGATTCGCTCATGGACCAACGCATCGGAGAAGCTCACGCCCTCACGCCTGAACAGTCGCAAAGGCGCGCGGCCACTGCGTCCGAAGTCGAGACGCTTGCCATAGATCGTGACCGCCCACGGCAGCTTGTAGGCATCGGCGTCAGGGTCGGCGAGGTGGTGATTGATTTCCCGAGCCAGTTCTGGTGTCACACGTTCGTCTGCGTCCAAGGACAGTACCCAATCGCCCGTCGCCCTTTCCAGGGCTCGTTGCTTCTGTACACCGAAGCCCGGCCAATCGGTGATTTCGACGATGTCAGCATACTCTCGCGCTATCTCTGCGGTTCGATCGGAGCTGCCACTGTCCAGAACGATGATCTCATCCGCCACCAGACGAGCTGACGTCAGGCAGTCGGCGATGTGTGCCTCCTCGTTCTTGGTGATAATGGTCGCGGATACCTTGCGGGTACGCTGCTTCACATAGGATGCGCTCAATTCGTGAAAGAGGGCTGAGGCGATTCCCGCAATCGCAAGCAGGTAAAACGTCAGGAACAGATTCCGGTTGAACGTCGCTTCGGTCAGGCCGAAGAAAAAATACCCGGTGCTGACGAGGGCACCCGCAGCGGCGAGGTGCGCGGCAGGGAGATGTTGGCTGAAAAGGTGCCGGGCAAAAATCGCAAGGGGAATGAAGATCAGCAGGGCCCAGCTCAGGATGCCCGGAATGCCGCTGGTGGCCGCATTGTTCAGGAAGTCGCTGTGGGCGTGTCCAGAGCAACAGGCAAGCAGATGTTGAGATACGGTGCCATTCGCGGCGGCCGATTCAATCGCGTGGGTGTATCCCCCCAGCCCCACGCCAGTCCATGGGTGCTCCTTGAACATCTCCCAGGCAAGCCCCCACACCTCGAATCTAATGGTCATGCCATTATCAAGGGTGCTCCCATCCATCAGCGCTTGGATAGAGTGGGACATGCGTTCACCCGATACGACTGTCAGCGCCAGAATGGCCGGGATGAGTAACAGACCAACGAGACGTGTTTTTTTGCCGACCAGCGGAAGGCATACGAGCAAAAGAAAGGGCAGCGCGACCAGGTTGCTCCGGGTTTCGGAAAGCATGGATATAGCGGCCGTCGAGACACCCACGAGCACGAACAGAACGCCGGGCATTCTTTTCCCTGTGCGCAGGAAAAAGGAAGCGCCAACCAGCGTCAGTATGCTGCCCAGTAGTGCAATGTTGCCAAAACTGATCGGATTGATTCCGCCACCGAAACGCATCTCCAGAATCTGGTCGATAGACCAGAGCTGGCTGGCCAGTGCCGAGGCAAAAGTTAGGATGGCCGAGAGTGAGACAATGCCGAGCGCCATGAACATCGTTTGTGCCCGCAGGCCAGCGTAGCTAAAGGCAATGACCAGTGGCCAGAAGACAATAAACCGGGCGTGGCTACCCAGGGTCTTTCCGCCCTCATAATCGAAGCCCTCAAGCAGCCAGGACCAGGCGCTGACCAGAACGAAAAACCAGAATGCAAAGTGTATCAGTCGCAACTCTTTCGGCGTGTCCCAGCCTGTCCTTTCGGGAGCCTTCCGGGCGATGAGTACGCCTCCGGCAATGGCCAGAAGCAAGGCGGCGCCTGCCAGGATGCTGGAGGATAGAAGTGCTCCGCCAAGTCCGGCCATAAGCAGGGCCGGTGTTACAGTCCGGTAGGACAGGGTCATGTCAGGAAAATCCGAGAGTTAAAAGTGAATTTGACAAGCTGGATGTGACACATTGTTCACGAGTCAGCAGACTCGGTCAGTGTTGTACGGATTGATTTCCCCCGGCGGACGATGACGCATGCGCTTATATTCCCACTGGTACTGTTCCGGGATCTCGAGAACGCAGTGCTCGATCGACCGGTTCAGGGCGGTTGTCGCGACAACCGGATCTTTGTCGCCCAGGCCGGCTTCAGTCTTTCTGACGACGATCCTGAACCCACGGGCGTCTGGCAGGCGCTCAGCGTAGGTGATCAGAACGTGGGCGCCGGTTCGCTGAATCAGCTTCGAAACCAGCGTCATCGTTTTTACTTCCATGCCGAAAAACGGAGCGAAAGCGTTGCCTTTACCTCTGGGGGATTGGTCCGGCAGTATGCCGGCTACGCCGCCCTCTCGCAGTATGGAGGCCAATCTCGCCAGTCCGCGTCGGTCACCGCGAACGAGCTCCGAGCCGAGGCGTCCGCGGACCTTGATCATGTAGTCTTCAAACTCAGGCATATTGGGCGGGCTGTACAGCGCGGCCATCTTGTACCGCGATGAAAAGAAGAGGCCCGCAAGCTCCCAGTTTCCCAGATGGGGGGCCAGAAGGATCAGTCCCTCACCGCCGGCCATGGCCTCGTCAATGAGTTCCAAGCCTTCGGTTTCCTTGATGAGGTCGAGGCACTTCTGAACCGGCCATTCCCACATGAGTGGAACTTCGAGCATGGTTTGCCCGGTCTGGATCATCGACGCCCGGGACATGGTCTGGCGTTCCGTGTCGGAAAGGTCTGGCAGGCAGATGGACAGGTTGGTGTCGGTCACCTGTCGCGACTTGGTTGGCAGCTTCCAGATCAACAGGCCGAGCCACTTTCCGATTCTCTGGGCGCTTGCCAATGACAAGCCGCCCGCGATTCTCAGCAGGCCGGCGATCACCAAATACTTGAGTTTACTCATTTGCGCCCGTACCGGTCCTCGTACCTGACAATGTCGTCTTCGCCGAGGTAAGAGCCCGACTGCACTTCAATCAACTCAAGGTCAATCACACCGGGATTCTCCAGTGAATGAACCTGCCCGACCGGGATGTAGGTAGACTGGTTTTCCGTGACCAGATAGGTTTTCTCGCCATTGGTCACTCGCGCCGTGCCGCTTACCACGATCCAGTGCTCAGCGCGATGGTGGTGCATCTGAACCGAGAGCTTGGCGCCTGGCTTCACGGTGATTCGTTTGACCTGATAACGGGCGCCATTATCGATAGAGTCGTATACGCCCCAGGGCCGGTACACTTCCCGATGATTCATGTGTTCGTGGCGACCGTCGTTGCGAATCTGTTCGACCACGGATTTTACGTCCTGCACCTTGTCTTTGTGCGCGACAAGGAGCGCGTCCTTGGTCTCGATGATGACCAGGTTGTCCACGCCGACCGTAGCCACGAGCCGGCTGTCGGCGCGAACCAGCGTGTTGGCGGTATCCCGGGCGATGACATCGCCGGTCAGGCTGTTGCCCGCTTCGTCCTTCGAGCTGACGTCCCAGAGCGCCGACCAGGAACCAATGTCACTCCAGCCGGCATCCAGGGCAACAACGGCAGCCTTGCTGGTTTTTTCCATGACAGCGTAATCCACCGATTCGGAGGGGCAGTCCGCAAACAGTTGGGGATTGACCCGGGTAAAGTGCAGGTCCTCGCTCGCGTCCGCAATCGCCGCCCTGCATGCCGAGAGGATGTCGGGACGATGGGTTTCCAGTTCTTTGAGGTAGTCCCTGGCAGAAAACAGGAACATGCCGCTATTCCAGAGGTACTCGCCTGAGGCCAGGTAGGCGGCGGCGGTGTCTTCGTCCGGTTTTTCGACAAACTTGTCCACCGTGTAACAGTCATCCGACAGTTCGGTTCCCCGATGAATGTAGCCATAGCCGGTTTCCGGATGACTCGGCACAATACCGAAGGTGACCAGCTTTCCCTGCTCCGCCAGGGGAATGGCTTTCGCTACACCTTGCTGGAAAGCATCCGTGTCCTGAATCAGGTGGTCGGCGGCGAGAACCAGCATCAGAGGGTTGTCGTCACTCGCACGCTCGCACAGTTGGATGGCAGCCAGGGCAATGGCTGGAGCCGTGTTGCGCCCGCAGGGTTCCAGGATAATCTGCACGTCTTCCTGGCCGGATTGCCGCATTTGCTCCGCCGCCAGGAACCTGTGCTCTTCATTACAGATCAGCAGCGGTTTTTCAGCATTCATGCCCTCAAGTCGGGCAACCGTGGATTGCAGCATGGACAACGGACTGTCCGTCAGTTTCAGGAACTGCTTGGGATTCAATTGTCGTGACAAAGGCCAGAGCCGGGAACCGGTGCCGCCGGCCATGATGACAGGATGAATCATGAATTTACTCCGAACTTGAGTGTGAGAACGCCATGAAAAAGTTCCTTTTTAAGCGCGCCATCTTACCACATGGGTATCATAATATTGTCCCGCTACAAACCGAAATCCCGCACTTTGCGATCAGGAGCGACAATGAAGCTGCCACTTTCCGTTTATTTCATCACGCAGGATGAAGAGGCCAGGCTGCCTGAGTCACTGCCGAAGGTGATCGGCTGGGTGGATGAGGTCATTGTGGTCGACTCCGGGAGTACCGACAAAACCAAGGAGATTGCAGTGGAGGCGGGCGCCCGATTCGTACACCGCGATTGGGAAGGGTTTGCCTGCCAGAAAGCCTACGCGGCCAGTCTGTGCCGTCATGACTGGGTGCTGGACCTGGACGCGGACGAGGTGCTCTCGGACGAGCTGGTTGCCAATATCAAGGATTGCTTTTCCAGACCCATCGCCGGGGATGTGGCAGGGTTCAGGATGCGATGGGTGCTGTCCCAGCCGCTCCCGGGGCATCCGTTCCGGCACGACAAAACCAAGAAAATCCTTCGGCTATACCATCGAAAACGTGCCGCGATCGAACCGGAGAAAGACAGCAATGACGATCGTCCCCGGGTGCGGGCCGGCCGTGTGCTCGACCTGAAGGGCGATGTGCTGCACCGCACGTTGATCTCGCTGGAACAGATGGAACGAAAATACTGTCAGCTGTCGACGGAACAGGCGCGTTTCATGGCCGCCAGAGGGCGCAGGATATCCGGGGCAAGACTGTTCGTGGAGTTCCCGCTGAAGTTCCTCAAATACTACCTGCTGCACAGGCAGATCCTGAACGGCTGGTTCGGGTTGAGCGTCTCGATCACGGCCGCCAACCGCAACTTCATGCGCCTGGCCAAGGCAAAAGAGTTGCAGCTTCTGGAGCGGCTTGAACGGAAAACCTAGGCCTGTACGCGAACCTTCAGGTGTTGTCGGCATTGCTGGCTGACAGGGCCTCCCGATACAGCCGTTCCGTTTCACTCGTCATACACTCAAGCGTGAGTTTTTCTCTCGCAAAGGTCATGGCGGCGCTTTCGGCTTCTCTCAATGCCGCCAGGTTGGATAACGCATCGCGGAGCCGGTAGGCGAGGTTTTCCGGCTCCCAGTCCGGGCTTACCGCCTGCGCAGGAAGCAGGTAGGCGGGGCCGCTCACCGGCGTCGAGATGATCGGGCAGCCAGCCAGCAGGCTTTCAATCAATACGTACGGAAACCCCTCCCGTTGGGAGCTGATCACCATCAGGTCTGCCTGCCGGTACACCGGCGCCAGATCAGCCCGATACCCGGCCAGGGTCACCCGGGCTTCGAGCCCGAGGCTGGTAACCAACTCCTGGAGCCCGGACTTCAGGGTTCCTTCGCCAAATACGCTGAGGTGGGCGTTCGTGTCGTCTCCAGCCAGCTTTGCCCAAGCCCGAATCAGGGTCTCAAATCCCTTGACCGGTTCAAGGCGTCCGACGGCGACGACGTTCATGACGCCCTCTGGCAGGATTCGCGCCTCATCGCCCTTTCGGGCGCTTTCGGCTGTTGGCGCGATCCCGTTAAAGATCAATTGCTTGTGCGGGTGATCCAGGTTGTCAAAAATGTGCGGGCTGACCGCAATAACGCTGTCCAGATTCTGAAACGCCCTGTGGCTGGACTTGCTGCCATGAATCGTGCCCACTCGGGCACATCTGCGCTTCGGGTGGATGTGCCGGATTAACTGGGCGGACTTGTTGCCCTGGGCATGGAGAATGTCCGGCGCAATCCTATGGACTTGGCGCTTCAGGAAAAAATGAAGCAGGGGGTTGCGTCGCCCAAGCTGCACTGGCGCAGCGTGGAAGTGTACGGGAGTGGAAAAGTGGCGTCGGTAGCTTTCGTGTCCAATGACATGGACCTGGTGTCCGCGGTGAGCCAGCGCCTGGGCCAGATCGGCCGTGTGCCTTTCCATGCCTCCCCAGGCAGTGCCGGGTGTCGAAAAGAGCAGGGCAATGGTCAACGATTGTGGTTGGGTCATTGTTGGTGGTCGCGCCGTTCAAGCACCTGCTCATAGATCTGCAGGGTCGACTCGGTCTGAGCCTCGAGCCGAAACCGGTAGGGGATCTCGATGGCGGATTTGCCCGTTTCCAGTAATTGAAGCACTGTCTCCGCGAACTCGGCGGTGTCATCGGGAGTGACCAGGCCCGCCTGAAAGCAGGCCTGGAGTGTTTCTGCGGCGCCCCCTCGGTTGTAGCCGGCCACCGGTGTGCCGGAGGCAAGCGCTTCAGTAACGGTGCGACCAAACGGCTCCGGTTTGGTGCTCATGTGGCAAACAACATCGGCCAGAAGGTACAGCGTGGTCATGTCATTGCGCTGACCAAGAAAGCTGACCGCGCTGGTCAGTCCCAGCCTGTTGCGTTCCCTCTCCAGTTGTTCGAGAAATCGCTCTTTACCGGGTTCAGTGCCGCCCACAATGATGCCATGGCAGTCCGGACGTTGCTGGGTCAGCTTTGCCATCATTGACAGAAAGTCCATCTGCCCTTTCCAGCGCGAGATCCGACCGGGCATCATGATGATCTTCTTACCAGCCAGTTGCGGATACTGCCGAAACCATCTCTGCAACCATTGGGGGCTGAGCTCACGCTGCCGAAAGGCGTTCAGGTCCACCCCTCGTTGCACCACCGTCAAGCGATCCTCAGGCACCGGGTAATGGTCCAGAACGTATTCCCGAACGCACCGGGACACGGCAATCAGGTGGTCAGCCCGGGTCATAATGGCACTGTATGGATTGACGGAGTACATGCCGTGGAACGTCGAAACGACAGCGGGACGTTGCTCGGGCGGCAGGCTTCGCAGAGCAAGGTGAATAATCCACGCCGGCATCCGCGAACGAACGTGAACAATATCCGGCTGCAGCTCCTGTAGCAGTCGTCGCATTGGCAGAATCTGGCCAAACGAGCGGGGAGACTTTCGGTGGATGGGCATGAAAATGTGGGTCGAACCCTGTCCCCGAAGTTGTTCGGCCATTGGGCCGCCCTTGGACACCACGAAGGACTCGTGCCCCCGCTTTACCAGATCCGAGGCAAATTCCACGGTGCCCCGTTCGACGCCCCCGCTGTAGAGCGCAGGCAGAGCCTGGAGAATTCTCAAGCGCCCTTCCTCCCCTTGCCGGTCTTCGCTTTTTTCGGAACCGGAAGCAGATTTCGTGCGATGACCCAACGCGCGGCGCGGTCCGCCTCCCATAACGCATCATGGTGCATGGTCTCTCCTCCCATGACGGTGGCATGGTCGCTCCACCGCGCGACCCGTCCGTTCTCCACCAGTCGGTTGACACCATCGGCGACCCGGCTCCCGGCGCGGGGCGTAAACTGGAAGAGTCCGGTGGGAACGCCGGAGGTGACCGCTTCGCACACCATGGACATGCTGTCCGGGGTTACCCATATGGCCCGTGAGGCAGCGAGTTGATGATTCAGCCAGTCCTGATGGGTTTCAGCGGGGTCGACAACCGTAATCTTCGGGCCGGCCAGTTCCTGCAGCCTGCCCAATAACTCAGCCGGAGTTCGTCGCGATCCGCTGATGGTCCAACGCCAGGTTGGGTACTGCCCGATCAGGTGATTGACCTGGCCCAGCAGGACATCGCTGTCCCAATCAAAATGAGGGGAAGGCCCCCCGATCAGCATCAGAGCCTCGGGCTTGTCGGTGACCCGGGCAAGCGGAGTGACGGTGTTGATCACGCCGTCGGTGAGTAAAACGCGGGACGAGGCGGCAACGTTGTCGTGGGCCGGAATAATGGCCGCGTTCACCCAGCCCAGCGGGAATCCCGGCCGCATGAGTATGAGCGTCTTCACCTTCCGGAGACGGCGCAGAGACAGAAGCAGGCGATGGGTGCCTGTCCCCGCCGCAACGATCAGATCGGGCCTCGGCAAGGTTTGGCCCAAATTCGGGGCCATGGCCAGCAGAGCTCGCCAGAGCGGCACCTTGACCTCGTCGGCATCCACCCAGTACAGGCTTGCACCTGCGATCACCCGCAGCCGGTTCCCCAGACCCTTAAGCTGATTGCGGTGTCCCGGCTTGTTGTCGGTCAGAAGCCACACCACCGGCGCCGGATCGTGTTGCTCATTTGGTTTCGACATAGCTTCCGGTCATCGTCTGCCGGCCCCCGTCATTTGGCGGATCATTGACGCCCGTAGAATCCCGGATCCTCGGGATCCGGTCGGGTCTTGAACCGTCGATGCATCCACAAATACTGGTCTGGCGCCCGACGGATCTCCTGTTCAATGGTTTTGTTGATCAGGGTTGCGTCCTGTAAATCATCGCCGCTCGGGAAGTTTTCCAGGGCGGGGTGAAAGTATATGTCATAGCCGGGGCGATCCTCCCGGCGAACATGACTGAACGGCACCACCTTGCAGCCACTGCGCTCCGCAATCCGCGAGGTCGCGGTGATGGTGCCCGCGGGAATGTTGAAGAACGGGGCAAAGACGATGTCCTTGCGGCCGTAGTC is a window from the Marinobacter arenosus genome containing:
- a CDS encoding mannose-1-phosphate guanylyltransferase/mannose-6-phosphate isomerase — encoded protein: MIHPVIMAGGTGSRLWPLSRQLNPKQFLKLTDSPLSMLQSTVARLEGMNAEKPLLICNEEHRFLAAEQMRQSGQEDVQIILEPCGRNTAPAIALAAIQLCERASDDNPLMLVLAADHLIQDTDAFQQGVAKAIPLAEQGKLVTFGIVPSHPETGYGYIHRGTELSDDCYTVDKFVEKPDEDTAAAYLASGEYLWNSGMFLFSARDYLKELETHRPDILSACRAAIADASEDLHFTRVNPQLFADCPSESVDYAVMEKTSKAAVVALDAGWSDIGSWSALWDVSSKDEAGNSLTGDVIARDTANTLVRADSRLVATVGVDNLVIIETKDALLVAHKDKVQDVKSVVEQIRNDGRHEHMNHREVYRPWGVYDSIDNGARYQVKRITVKPGAKLSVQMHHHRAEHWIVVSGTARVTNGEKTYLVTENQSTYIPVGQVHSLENPGVIDLELIEVQSGSYLGEDDIVRYEDRYGRK
- a CDS encoding 3-deoxy-D-manno-octulosonic acid kinase, coding for MVESEICEREKGSGLLIHPDYEGRVTKEWFKPDYWGERAQPVSTGGRGGAWFLEADGSRLVLREYRRGGLVAKLSEKAYAYTREQDVRSFSEFRLLNQMHRMGLPVPRPVAAWYRKVSLVQYRAAIIIERLDGTVPLAELITRLRAEDWCALGKTIRRFHDAGVRHADLNCFNVLVEGSRFYLIDFDKGRIQPPGSASSWKNANLERFARSLRKVAGEAAQRKVWDAFMNGYNGSQSA
- a CDS encoding O-antigen ligase family protein, translating into MTLSYRTVTPALLMAGLGGALLSSSILAGAALLLAIAGGVLIARKAPERTGWDTPKELRLIHFAFWFFVLVSAWSWLLEGFDYEGGKTLGSHARFIVFWPLVIAFSYAGLRAQTMFMALGIVSLSAILTFASALASQLWSIDQILEMRFGGGINPISFGNIALLGSILTLVGASFFLRTGKRMPGVLFVLVGVSTAAISMLSETRSNLVALPFLLLVCLPLVGKKTRLVGLLLIPAILALTVVSGERMSHSIQALMDGSTLDNGMTIRFEVWGLAWEMFKEHPWTGVGLGGYTHAIESAAANGTVSQHLLACCSGHAHSDFLNNAATSGIPGILSWALLIFIPLAIFARHLFSQHLPAAHLAAAGALVSTGYFFFGLTEATFNRNLFLTFYLLAIAGIASALFHELSASYVKQRTRKVSATIITKNEEAHIADCLTSARLVADEIIVLDSGSSDRTAEIAREYADIVEITDWPGFGVQKQRALERATGDWVLSLDADERVTPELAREINHHLADPDADAYKLPWAVTIYGKRLDFGRSGRAPLRLFRREGVSFSDALVHERILIPEGRKVKTLRGRLTHYTHRDFGHSLEKSAKYAWLGSLEKHRKGKKTRTMLYPTLRGLMTFIQVYFIRFGFLDGAVGYLTAVTYAQVTFNKYAGLWTLSRDNKVQDTTE
- a CDS encoding glycosyltransferase family 4 protein; the protein is MIDQQENTSLPAVLCLTDACDRPETELFIGLKKAGFDVDVMCNPKGRNYQRLVDEGMVAQPMALESRFDKAGIDAIRNQLTKKNYEIIHAYNPRALACGLKASKGTDIRIVAYRGVIGNISFLNPESWITFLHPRVSKIVCVADAIKDYLASLKFLWLRIPDSKLQRIYKGHDLDWYQAEPADLSEFGVQEGDFVICCTGRNTPRKGFDVLIKALDGLPEGMTPHLLLVGDVDKNEQIKELVAQSPHSARIHFTGYRNDAPAIAAASDVFVLPSTEREGLPRAVIESMVYGVTPVVTCVGGMPELVEDGVSGLVVPPRSSAALAEAIGRLYRDRELLAELGSAARRRISDHFHTSQTVRETGDLYKSLTGRT
- a CDS encoding CDP-glycerol glycerophosphotransferase family protein: MEFNADATFVPGDWVPYFFPGIKVEVFHGMARNKRGHSSEDESDHYRIRGWFDLYCTHAEKDTAKFQELAEIHRHFSVAHTGWPKLDPLLRNAVQGPRDRAGDDLPVVFYASTFSRSVTSAPLLVKKIAELASSGRWKFIVTLHPKMDPAVVEQYRRLAGKHLRFVESDEDLLPIFPEADVMLCDTSSIMFEFMFLDRPVVTFRTKMPGPYLIDVNDVEEVEPALEKALGYPRDLMNETRALCNELHSFRDGKSSGRVLDAVEDFLLERKPGLRRKPLNLLRKIKVRRRLRRELKRGVRLSSQ
- a CDS encoding lysophospholipid acyltransferase family protein, encoding MSKLKYLVIAGLLRIAGGLSLASAQRIGKWLGLLIWKLPTKSRQVTDTNLSICLPDLSDTERQTMSRASMIQTGQTMLEVPLMWEWPVQKCLDLIKETEGLELIDEAMAGGEGLILLAPHLGNWELAGLFFSSRYKMAALYSPPNMPEFEDYMIKVRGRLGSELVRGDRRGLARLASILREGGVAGILPDQSPRGKGNAFAPFFGMEVKTMTLVSKLIQRTGAHVLITYAERLPDARGFRIVVRKTEAGLGDKDPVVATTALNRSIEHCVLEIPEQYQWEYKRMRHRPPGEINPYNTDRVC
- a CDS encoding alpha-2,8-polysialyltransferase family protein; translated protein: MNSNQASINLFVASTPLQLISCSEAREHYGCAADSCVLVVARPDNKETESQMAFLAETLGWKDRETVYLGKTSFYFKLAALFRRLSGRPITRLFIGNKNSWVHETFYLGLDSAQVIFVDDGLATVKYYHAIHDERFFSRVSVGKRRILAAMGIRLTHVHDTSSIAFFTCFPLPDSERIRIEIHDFPLFRRTFKAHHAQNSDRRPVVAFLGQPFGGEERLEQVKLHMQFVVERHKNARILYFLHRKEIAAELEKVLGAFPVEIRQAGRPIEVEVAMSGESYLGFYSFASTALFTIKKIFPEMQVFQIDDKILASRLPYYDEIVQMLHRIGVQTAGLNSQSTPG